The segment AAGTTTTGcatgatcttttttatttctgttCATCTGTTTACTGGCAGTTGTGATCATGTTCCTTTTTATCATGACcttgtttattatttttcatggaGGAACAAATGGATTTTGTCATCATCAAGGTAGAGAAGAGGGACATGATGACATTGCAGCGCACGAAAGCATAGGCACCTCCGCACCAAGCAGTCACAATAATCAGACTTTAATTCATATTAATGAATGAATACTAATTcatatttttgtatttgtatGCCTTGATGACCTGCTCTACAGAGATGGGATTGCATGGTCTAttcaatttatttataattaaaatatgcttatttttCTTCAGAGCAACATCTAACCAATAATCGTTGCATAAAATACTACGCAAATTCTGTGTATATTCTAAAAGTCTAGACATATAAATTGTGTATATTCTAAAAAGTCGAGACATATACATCACTactgtttcaaatttcaaactgtGTATGTTAAATTTCCTGTTcgtaaagtactccctccgttttttaatagatcacgccgttgactttttctcacatgtttgatcattcatcttattcaaaaattttatgcaaatgtataagatataaatcacacttaaagtactatgagtgataaaacaactcataacaaaatgaattataattacgtaaattttttgaaaaaaacgaatggtcaaacatgtgagaaaaagtcaacggctgtcatctattaaaaaacgtaGGCAATACATGTTAACCTATATCAGACCGTACTCGGGCTTATTAGTATGGTGTTCTGTTatacaaaagaaaattgaacAATGGAATCAAGCATGATTTTTTGTACAGAATTTTTTTCCTGTCAAAGTATCATTGTGATGCTGTTGTGAGATGTcacgtagcgttagcacgggtatATTACTAGTATAGACATGGGTATTTATTTGCTATATTTTCGGAGGCCCATGGGGACCCGCGGGTGGAATTCTTcccccggccccggccccgaACAAAGTCGGGGCCCCGCCCCGGTCGCCCCGTGGGTACGAAACCAGCCCCGACCCCAGCCCCATAGGGGCGAGGACTACCAGgtaaattgccatccctacgcGAGATACGCGTACAGTTGGTATTAATTGAAGCAACTAATATATGTGTTGCATTATTGCACGGCTGAGAAGATTTGGCTGGTCATTATCGATTGATCAGAGCAAATATTAATGCATAACTTTGTGACTTTGTGAGAAAATTTTTGACTCTTTAATATGTTCTGCTACTATTATAGTATTAGCACTATCCTGCTGAAAAAGATATAAGGTGTACAGCCTTCAATTTACAGTTTCCAGTGTTAAACTttaatataactaaaatttcTAAATATATTATCACTAACCAGGAAATTTAATTGAAAGTAATACAAATCCAATACATGGCACCTATGTGATGCTAAATATATTACCCGCTCCGTTACTGAACAATGCACAATCAAACTTGGCATGACCTACAAAATTAATCTTTGActttaaatttctcatataatataatatttatagtaacaaaataataattataagaAAGCAAATTAAAATATCAATCCAATATAATActattttcatcaaataaaatttaatttataatgaAATAGTTATGGGTCAGATATTTAAACAAATGAATATTAGAATACGTGCATGTCTTATTcaatgagatggagggagtagtattttcaCAAAAATAATTGGTATTAGcttaattatttttgaaaaactacaaatgtaattttCTCCAAATACGTACGTTACTTATGCGTGCTCATCGATCGCGCGAGGAGCTAGCGGGGCTAGGGATAAAAATGAAGcagatagtttccgtccgctccagagaaaaacgaatacggatacctttcggattGGATAGTTTGGATACGGATATTTCCTCCCGGATACGGATACAGATATGGTATCGGGGTTTCCGTCGGATAtggataataattcggatatccggtgaacagtgctattcggatatccacACAAGTCATGAGACATACCTCATTTCTTTATAATTCTATAACTTTCAATAtacctttttagattttaatagtagttcatctcttaacactagtccactatattaatattatttaaaattaaaaaaattataaattatactacattttatataaaatgaggtaattatatatgttgatatttgtttctattagaatttgagttggttttcgtgtttcGATAAAAATTTGTTTCCATATTCGTGTctgatcatattcgattcttattcatatttgagataatccgtatttgtttccatattcgagctatccgtattcaCTCTCGTATCTggcaaaaatatgaaaacgaatacggTATGAGTAtcatccgctccgttttcatccctaagcAGGGCTACATTATTACTACAAACAATGACTTTtcaacagaaaatttaaagcTATCACTATTAGCGATATATTTAATGAAGTGAGACGAGCCAATTattggctccaaatcatctatacttaatttaatagccaattcatataataattacctataaatatgtactacataattaatatttggtcccacatgtcgtaCACACATGTATCTTGGAATATGTGTTACAACTGGTTATAATtctgtagcccgctgttctTATTTCTTATATTTGATcttcttaaaataagtttatagaTGGCTTATAGTCTGTTATTGTACCTTCTTTGATTGAATAACAGCTATAGTAAAGACCTGCTGGCCAGATTTTTGATTGGTTGTAACAGGCTGGATAACCATCCATCGACGCCGGTAATTAAAAATcctatacacacacacaaaagctACTCTTATATCATGCATGCACGCAGCGGGGGCAAATGGCAATTACTCCTATTTGCTTGGCATGCGTATATTGCATTGTCCTACATCGTGTTGATTGCAGATGAGTCGTCGCATGAGCAGACACCAGATGAATAATCCATTTCTGCTGGCTGTAGAGGTACGCCGCCCTGAGGGAACCAGTAGCTAGACAATAACATCACACACAGTAGCATCCACATGTACACGTTGCATTGTACTGCCCTCTGTTTCCAAATATGTGatatattgatattttttgaatttgatgtttagctgttcatcttatttaaaactagctatgtatatttattttgttgccacttgtttttattgttatatatagaaaaattaaacataacttacgtatttacatatttacatgCACTACTTAATTTTTAAATGAGGCGAACGGTCGAAATATAACGTTTAAAAGTAAACCATGTCATGAGTAAGAAAATAgagagagtagtactagtaacttaatttttaattttgctaGGCACGTACACATATAGTAACGTAAAATTCAGTAGTACCGAAATTAAAGCTTATCGGAATATTGATTCTGGTGTTCCAAATAATTCATTGCCGTAATTAGAAGATGATTTCGCTAGAAGAGCTAAACGCAAGTAATAATGATTCCTACTCGCCCATGACCATGATTATATCACCTGATACTGATAGAACTATATAACGGAACACATGCATGTTGTACAAATGTCGTTGATCAGATTCAGAAGACTTAGGCTCTGTTTCTTTtagcttaaaattattataatctggattattgagtcagattactataaaattattaggtttgcaagtctaaaaaGAGAGTGTGGTGgtatggtgggtaatttttcacctaataatctggaaaaagctcacataaatgagcttatcagattataataagctggactccagattataataagctactccaataagttgtctgtttctttcagcttactcctaataatctagattataataatcccaagctaaAAAAAACAGGGCCTTAACGTTGATATTCAGAAGACTGGAGCAATATTCATCAATATTAATTGTTGAAGATGAATTCGCTCGATAGAGGAGAGATCGATTGCAAAATATTAATTCCAACTCGATCGCCCATGATGTAATTAAATCACCTGATACTGAtagctactactccctccgtccctaaatatttgacgccgttaacttttttaaatatgtttgatcattcgtcttattcaaaaacttttatgaaatatgtaaaactatatgtatacataaaaatatactccctccatccctaaatgtttgacgccgttgatttttttaaacatgtttgaccgttcgtcttattaaaaaaattaagcaattattaattcttttcttaccatttaattcattgttaaatatacttttatgtatacatatagttttacatatttcacaaaagtttttaaataagacgaacggtcaaacatgtttaaaaaagtcaatggcgtcaaacattttgagacAAAGGTAGTACTGGAGAACACGGAACACATGTGATGTAGTACGTACATCATTCAGACTCTAGTAGAGTACCTAGGTCGATCTGAGTCCAACTCCCAACGACCTAGCAGCGACTGCCATCAATGGATGTATGATTCCATCGTCCGCATCTCAGCTCGTTGCCAGCAGCTTCCTATTTATACCCTCCACCCCATCGACCGACgatccatcaccggcggcgacgattagctagctagcttagctactcGATCATCAGATCATCGATCATCCGACGATCAAATCAGTAATCTTGAATATGGCGGCTTTGAACGgtaaggtggtggtggcggtgatggtggtggcgatggtggtggcggcgccgggggcgtcggcggcgatcaCGTGCGGTCAGGTGGGATCGGCGATCGCGCCGTGCATCTCGTACGTGACGGGGAGGAGCGGGCTGACGCAGGGATGCTGCAACGGCGTCAAGGGGCTGAACAACGCCGCCCGCACCACCGCCGACCGCCAGGCGGCCTGCCGCTGCCTCAAGAGCCTCGCCGGCAGCATCAAGTCGCTCAACCTCggcaccgtcgccggcgtccccgGCAAGTGCGGCGTCAACGTTGGCTTCCCCATCAGCCTCTCCACCGACTGCAACAAGTATATCATCTCTCTTTATTATGacgtcccctctctctctctatatatatacacacatatatctcTTTATTTTTTAGTGCTATCTAAatactcctccgtttcaggttatacgacgttttaactttagttaaagtcaaactattctAAGTTGAActaattctatagaaaagtaataatatttacaataccagcgtagtttcattaaatctataattgaataatttttcataatatacttgtcttgggttaaaaatgttactactttttttctacaaaatcaGTCAAACTTgtaatagtttgactttgaccaaagtcaaaacgtcttataacctgaaacagagtaATATTTAATAAAAACTTTTACAAGTTAAAATAGATTATCATATGTGAGATATATCTCACTTCATAGACATAAAAGattaaattcaacttatacaagttaATTAGAGAAACAACAAACTAAACTAACACTACTTAACGTATTTTCGCTATTATATccgttatttttgttgcaagtacaagttgaatttaaatatgtatatttatggacatgtatatttaatattaatctAGCTTATCATTTTGTTTTACTTTTTAATGGCTATTTAAGTGGGGGGCATGAAAGCAACAATGAGATATTTCTCGAGATATGAAACATTTTCCCATAAAATAACtaactttctatatatatgcattttttttctttggtgcAGGGTCAGTTAGATCAATCCTgcttggatcgatcgatcgagcttaaCATGCTAGCTCAATCGGAGTTGATCAGCTAGTAATTAAGCACGTACTTGCTACAGCATATATGaacaaagtaattaaaataACAGCTGCGGCAGACATGCAGCGCTCCATTCTCTCTCTGTATCAGCTGTATACTTTATGTTGCACGCTCCCTGTGTGCATGTTCTATCTTAATTTTCTTCAGTATGTACACGATCTGTGCGTACGTGTAATCCTATACGTTTTATGAATTGCATGTTGTCCAAATGTCTTGGTCCTAGCTACTAGCTACTCCAGCTTCTTGCTGAGGAAATCTGcagtagtagtactccctcgTTGTGATACGCAAAAAAATTGTTTAATTTGATCTtgctatatatagaaaatcatCTCTATTATTTTACAGGCATAAAACAAGCCCACTCTAAAAACAATTAGTGCAGCCGGTTGTCTTAATAGACCCGTATGTGAAAATCGTTTTTCACGAGCGGTTCCTTAAGACAACTTCATGTATCATTATTGTAGTATGTTAAAAAAGATGCACCACACTATGCACAGTCGTACAAAATGGCACTACTACACAACTGATATTTTATCGGGATACCTATTTCGGTTAGATTTAGAACGGGTACTAGAGATATTTTTAAGTACCGGTTCTAAAAGTCCAAgtacaaaaacatctttaattccggttggtgttacaaccggtactaaagatgccTACAGGGTTAGTTTAAAAAGAAAGCATCCATATCCATGTCTGATGGGTGGAGTTGGTGGATGGTTACACGCGTGAGGGCTGAGGTGAGAGATCTTGAGTTCGAATCACATAtcctacacatttttttttatttcgtatgcatctttagtaccagttatttcaaccggtactaaagatcgaGATATTTAGTCTCGATTTGTTAGTACCGGTTCTACATCCGATACTAAAAACGGGTCCCAACTGGTGTTAAAAATGGGTTCTCCACTAGTGTGGCAATACATTTACATTCACACATTAAGAATTCACATCGTCACCCATATTCACATTGACACTGTCTTTTAATGTATAATTTAAATGTTCACATTGTGAATATTCGACAATGATAGGGAGCCCGATCCCTATCTACAAGTCTAAACCTAAGATTAATTTGATCGACATGAGCTAATGAATAGATAAGCGCACTATCTATTGCTTGAAATGGTAGATCCATTAATTTCCTTTTCATATATAGATTGTAAAAAGTTGTCGTTGGCTGATTGGAAATAGACTTGGGCATGAAACCTATACCCTCTGCAACTCCACGTAATCGAAAATCATCCTGGAATAGACCCCAAGGATGAAATTTAGACCAAGGAACGAAATTGGCTATAAGTGTGTTGGGAGACAAAAATAAACGGTTTCATAGAGTTAAATGATCAAAGTTGGAACAATATTGCAATAGttgataattaaattaattaatgtggaCTTCTCTAAACCatatataggctgtgttcggcagcccTGTTCCCAACACTAACAGtacgcacgaaaaacggagcgatccattaacacgtaattaattaagtattagctaatttttttaaaaaaagatgaattaatttgatttttttttcaaacaactttcgtatagaaactttttataaaaaaatgcaccgtttagcagtttaaaaaacgtgcgcgcgaaaacgagagaggagggttgggaaaaggggtgcCAAACATAGCCTGTATTGTGCGCCAGATACTGGTAGGGGCATTGTTGTCCATCCTCGAAAGTGGCACAAATATAAATACGACATTATTTCTTACACGAAAACGAAACGGGGAAAACTAATTGAACAAATAGAGACATATGTAGCGCTGCCGCTAGCTAGCTTTCAGAGTCCACTTTTTGAGAGAGCTCAATCCAATGTGTGGAATTGCATTGGTATTTTGGCCAAACTTTCCCCCAAGTGGCAAGTCCTTTTCTCAAATTGGTGTTGTCCAGCATCTAATCACCTCCCATGCCTGagacctttttccttttcaattcCCTTTTCTTCACGTTGCcaactagtactagtagcagAATAAGATCGCTCCATGCCAGCGTTCTGCGCTCGATTTATGGCACAAGCATTGGAGTAAAAACTCAGAAAATGTTCAATTGTTCTGTTCAAATaatgcttcaaaaaaaaataacgtaGGATTTTGGGGAGAGGGTGCCTGGGGTGGCACATAGTAATACGTCTTCGGTGATGTCAAATCTTATGTTTGGATTCCTCTAAAATTCTCTACGGATATATTAAGCCATTCAATATAGGTTTCTAATTGATTATCTTTTCTTCTTATTAGAGTTTGTgtgaatatgtatataaattcGATTTCAGTTTAGAACTTGGAGTTTAATAGGAGTAGGATAGAGTTAGAGTCAATCTCTATCAGCTCTTCTTAAATAGAGAGGCAAACTTATTATAATTAACCACATAACGACTTAGCATAGGCGAGAGGGAATGGCTGTCGACGGTGTCCGACGGAAGTTTGTTGTacctctgatacgctgtaattATGCTACATCTAGTACGAGTGTTCATAATCAGTGTCCGGAGATATAGGATTCGGCTGaatctcgttaacaaatattaTATCTTGGTGTCGTCATCACATTTAGATATTCTATGACGTTTCTTAGTGTTTGGATCTCGACGTGCAGGCCACGGCCAAACAATATCTGCCACCTCCACTGAAGTAGCCGAGGCCCAACAATATCTCCCGCCACATTACTGGAGCTCCCCCACCATGTGAcctataaaaaatgttttgggtTTTCATACGTGGgctttgataccacttgttatagaGTGTACAGCCCGGCCCACCAAACGTGGTCACATTGGGTCTGCTCCACCACAAACTCAATTGGTGCCACAACTTTAGCTCATGGGCCTACACAacctaaaagactagtctgataaGTAACGACCGTCCTTACCTTTTAAATTGTACCCCTCCATTAACAATTACGAATaggggactaaacccaacaatttcaaattttcaatggATATATATGTGATAAAAAATCCACTGTGATTTTGATCCTATGAGATTCCTCCCTTTATTTGTTCCTTTATTCGAAGTGGTGTCTATCTTATCTCCATTGCTATCCAAATATAGTACTATATTCTTTGTAAAACAAAATGAAGAACTGACTTGACTGTGGACTAGTATCTACGTTTTGTTGGCAACATGCATCCTAACTTCCCCTTAGAAGAATCTTTTTTTTAGATCATCCTTAGAAGAAGTTAAAGCAGaacatctctaatttatttatttgttggaGTAGGTAACTTGTATGGGTTGGTTGATTCCAAAATGAGTACAACACTGAAAGGAGGTTTTAAAGGATGTACAATACTGAAGACTGCACACCAAACTATAGCAGTACAGTACTATTCATGAATTTGTGTCATGATGTTG is part of the Oryza glaberrima chromosome 12, OglaRS2, whole genome shotgun sequence genome and harbors:
- the LOC127756661 gene encoding probable non-specific lipid-transfer protein 3, with translation MAALNGKVVVAVMVVAMVVAAPGASAAITCGQVGSAIAPCISYVTGRSGLTQGCCNGVKGLNNAARTTADRQAACRCLKSLAGSIKSLNLGTVAGVPGKCGVNVGFPISLSTDCNKVS